The following coding sequences are from one Bradyrhizobium sp. WSM471 window:
- a CDS encoding NAD(P)/FAD-dependent oxidoreductase yields the protein MTRIDAVDCHATIAIIGAGPAGLSTAWFLSKNGFHNVTVLEKLGQIGGLCKSLTVDGMSYDLGANYVTWAYQETLEIAEEVGATTYAEEPYTSIDIAPDGNSFTYRSLMEAVLYDPYTKSTISLWTFLWAAVRYLYIRWQLSGVIDAPDYLDKIHERPELCVDFKSWLARQDLMPLATLFQFPITIMGYGQLDDIATPYALRYMSVRTFFPMVFGHGPVNWIIGSWPRRFTDGFQRLWERVSWRLNVRLNVNITKIERSAAGVRIDMEYPEQDLNDLKIVKDSKLYDYLVLACPLTTDVFAQLGLAPNAAEQKVNHEININPYCMTTFWIDMKMDAPVAPVLPLTEQGTPWAVARQFQDSGNMFTQFYTRPRDKQTSDEVIAEVKRLTKLLGGTIDTSQPRWHTFDEFTYFQHFTPDQIKTGIYADLARMQGADRTFYVGGATDFELVEPIVVHSKYIVEKHFAGGVCTN from the coding sequence ATGACCCGCATCGACGCCGTCGACTGCCACGCGACCATTGCAATCATCGGCGCGGGCCCGGCGGGCCTGTCGACCGCATGGTTCCTGTCGAAGAACGGGTTTCACAACGTCACGGTGCTGGAGAAGCTCGGCCAGATCGGCGGGCTCTGCAAGAGTCTCACCGTCGACGGCATGAGCTATGACCTCGGTGCCAACTACGTCACCTGGGCCTACCAGGAGACGCTGGAGATCGCGGAGGAGGTCGGCGCGACCACCTATGCCGAGGAGCCCTATACCTCGATCGACATCGCGCCTGACGGCAACAGCTTCACGTACCGATCGCTCATGGAGGCCGTGCTCTACGACCCCTACACCAAGTCCACGATCTCGTTGTGGACCTTCCTCTGGGCGGCGGTTCGATATCTCTATATCCGCTGGCAGCTGAGCGGCGTCATCGACGCGCCTGATTATCTCGACAAGATCCACGAGCGCCCCGAGCTCTGCGTCGACTTCAAGTCCTGGCTCGCAAGACAGGATCTGATGCCGCTGGCAACGCTGTTCCAGTTTCCGATCACGATCATGGGCTACGGCCAGCTCGACGACATCGCGACGCCCTACGCGCTGCGCTACATGTCGGTTCGGACGTTCTTTCCGATGGTGTTCGGGCACGGCCCGGTCAACTGGATCATCGGGAGCTGGCCGCGGCGTTTCACCGACGGATTCCAGCGGCTGTGGGAGCGGGTGTCCTGGCGCCTCAACGTCCGGCTCAACGTCAACATCACCAAAATCGAGCGTTCGGCGGCCGGCGTCCGGATCGACATGGAATATCCCGAGCAGGATCTGAACGACCTCAAGATCGTCAAGGACAGCAAGCTCTATGACTATCTGGTGCTCGCCTGTCCGCTGACGACGGACGTGTTCGCGCAGCTCGGCCTTGCTCCCAATGCCGCGGAGCAGAAAGTGAATCACGAGATCAACATCAATCCGTACTGCATGACGACATTCTGGATCGACATGAAGATGGATGCGCCGGTCGCGCCGGTGCTGCCGCTCACCGAGCAGGGCACGCCGTGGGCGGTCGCGCGGCAGTTTCAGGACAGCGGCAACATGTTCACGCAGTTCTACACCCGCCCCAGGGACAAGCAGACCAGCGACGAGGTCATTGCTGAGGTCAAGCGCCTGACCAAGCTGCTCGGCGGCACGATCGACACCAGCCAGCCGCGCTGGCACACGTTCGACGAATTCACCTACTTCCAGCACTTCACGCCGGACCAGATCAAGACCGGCATCTATGCCGACCTCGCCCGCATGCAGGGCGCCGACCGCACATTCTACGTCGGCGGCGCTACTGACTTCGAGCTGGTCGAGCCGATCGTGGTGCATTCGAAGTACATCGTCGAGAAGCACTTTGCCGGCGGGGTCTGCACGAATTAG
- a CDS encoding phospholipase D-like domain-containing protein, whose product MSEFLFGPKILDAINSSVTHAKSASIDLAVAYWGRGMADELKLLDTAAPVRILCDLNSGFCDPDELKRLLRRNNTRIKTRNGLHSKVYLGPHTVVVGSANASNRGLKKLSDLEAAISDATSVAAARKWFDVLWNEEESLDVDEEILKSAPPPQSSLTFLTLLTMAPALLAHFKIHFVALIEPSLKRCNEQYEETWTAIKALRPPIYSAAELQHYGDDYPFYIDQGKSWTLSLGTFVVSFWLYADTTKPAEIGGVYRVKKIGDLNGKRIIFGQPIHDTNRMFGFSIPPKERKIVEKLIDHCVRKRFERLGASSHHAIEISADELALAIPSVL is encoded by the coding sequence ATGTCTGAATTCCTTTTCGGCCCCAAGATCCTCGATGCGATCAACTCCTCCGTCACCCACGCCAAGTCCGCGTCCATCGACCTCGCGGTGGCATATTGGGGTCGCGGCATGGCAGATGAACTGAAGCTCCTCGATACCGCCGCACCCGTCCGCATCCTGTGTGATCTGAACAGCGGTTTCTGCGATCCGGACGAGCTCAAACGTCTCCTCCGTCGCAACAATACGAGGATCAAGACCCGAAACGGATTGCATTCCAAGGTTTACCTCGGTCCCCATACTGTCGTCGTTGGCTCGGCCAATGCTTCCAACCGAGGATTAAAGAAACTGTCTGACCTCGAAGCCGCCATTTCCGATGCAACGTCGGTCGCCGCCGCCCGCAAGTGGTTCGATGTCCTCTGGAACGAGGAAGAATCCTTGGATGTGGACGAGGAAATCCTCAAGTCGGCTCCGCCGCCTCAGTCTTCTCTGACGTTTCTGACCCTGCTAACCATGGCGCCAGCGCTGCTCGCCCATTTCAAAATCCATTTCGTTGCGCTCATCGAGCCGTCTCTCAAGCGCTGTAACGAGCAGTACGAGGAGACGTGGACGGCGATAAAGGCTCTGCGCCCTCCCATCTATTCCGCAGCCGAGCTTCAGCACTATGGCGACGACTATCCGTTTTACATCGACCAAGGCAAATCTTGGACGTTGTCCCTGGGAACGTTCGTCGTCAGCTTCTGGCTCTACGCCGACACAACGAAGCCGGCGGAAATCGGCGGCGTATACCGCGTCAAGAAGATCGGCGATCTGAACGGGAAGAGGATCATTTTCGGGCAGCCTATCCACGACACGAACCGCATGTTCGGATTCTCGATCCCGCCCAAGGAGCGCAAGATCGTCGAGAAGCTGATCGACCATTGCGTCAGGAAACGCTTCGAGAGGCTCGGCGCATCATCGCACCATGCGATTGAGATCTCGGCCGACGAATTGGCCTTAGCGATACCGAGCGTTCTATAG
- a CDS encoding TetR/AcrR family transcriptional regulator, which produces MRVSKEQAAKNREHILETASRLLRERGIAGVGVDALAEAAGMTHGSLYSQFGSKERLVEEAVAHAIKAKGQELPEAFALEDYLSQYLSPGHRDDPAAGCPFAALACEVSRQGSGLRQRFTAGVRGTIALLSSRMASTLKPRQREDKALAAAASMVGALVLARAVDDPKLSDDILRATRNSLAG; this is translated from the coding sequence ATGCGCGTCTCGAAGGAACAGGCCGCCAAAAATCGCGAGCATATTCTCGAGACCGCCTCCCGCCTGCTGCGGGAGCGCGGCATCGCCGGCGTCGGTGTCGACGCGCTCGCCGAGGCGGCCGGGATGACGCACGGCAGCCTGTACAGTCAGTTCGGCTCCAAGGAGCGGCTGGTCGAGGAAGCCGTGGCCCATGCGATCAAGGCCAAAGGCCAGGAATTGCCCGAGGCGTTCGCGCTCGAGGACTATCTTTCGCAGTATCTCTCGCCGGGGCATCGCGACGATCCCGCCGCCGGCTGCCCCTTCGCTGCGCTCGCCTGTGAGGTTTCGCGTCAAGGCAGCGGCCTGAGGCAGCGCTTCACCGCCGGCGTGCGCGGCACGATCGCGCTGCTGAGCAGCCGGATGGCTTCCACGCTGAAGCCACGCCAGCGCGAGGACAAGGCGCTCGCAGCCGCCGCCTCAATGGTCGGCGCCCTCGTGCTCGCCCGCGCCGTGGACGATCCCAAGCTGTCGGACGATATCCTTCGCGCGACGAGGAATTCACTGGCGGGGTGA
- a CDS encoding amidohydrolase: MVRIATLPSATRDVRERIQRRMCGAASASLMSGLMMRKLLAILLISCWAGLSYAQKADLIVTNAKLVTLDPASTIAQALAVRDGKLVAVGGNDAVEGLIGPATRRVDAGGRTIIPGLIDSHIHAVRAGLTYATEVNWIGAKTIPEAMERLRQAAQARPASWIIVAGGWSELQFAEKRRPTLAEVMSAVPDNPAYIQLFYSAVLMTPKAQQALGISADQLPAGITAASGDTTGWLNGSIVSISALFDRLPRPNFDENVAGTRQFFTELNRLGVTGIVDPGGFSIYPSHYAALQKLWREKSLSVRVAFSLFAQNVGAEFEEYKALTPFLPMGFGDDMLRFNGLGERITGAMYNNNAPDAAAKDKFREIIRWAAKQGLTVTIHWQDDKSVHHLLDLYDEVNKETPLAPLRWSIAHLDNTSPQTLARMKALGVGWTMQDAMYLGGDRIVAQAGEAARSMPPIATALRMGVHVGAGTDAHRVASYNPFVALQWMLDGKTVGGHSTRGPDETPSREDALRLYTVGSAWFCFDETRRGTLETGKLADFAILDRDFMSVPVEQIGATASLLTVVGGKVVYAADVFSGAK; this comes from the coding sequence ATGGTCAGGATCGCGACACTCCCCTCTGCGACGCGCGATGTCCGCGAGCGCATCCAGCGGCGGATGTGTGGCGCCGCTTCGGCCTCTCTCATGTCGGGACTGATGATGCGAAAGCTTCTGGCGATTTTGCTGATCTCGTGCTGGGCCGGTTTGTCTTACGCACAAAAGGCCGACCTCATTGTCACGAACGCAAAGCTCGTGACGCTCGATCCCGCATCGACGATCGCGCAGGCTCTCGCAGTCCGCGACGGCAAGCTCGTCGCAGTTGGCGGCAACGATGCCGTGGAAGGCCTGATCGGGCCCGCGACGCGCCGTGTCGACGCAGGTGGACGCACAATCATTCCGGGATTGATCGATTCCCATATTCACGCCGTGCGCGCCGGCCTCACCTACGCAACCGAGGTCAACTGGATCGGCGCAAAGACTATCCCTGAGGCCATGGAACGCTTGCGCCAGGCGGCACAAGCGCGCCCGGCGTCCTGGATCATCGTGGCCGGTGGCTGGAGCGAATTGCAATTTGCGGAGAAGCGGCGGCCGACGCTCGCCGAGGTGATGTCGGCCGTTCCTGACAACCCGGCTTACATCCAGCTGTTCTATTCGGCGGTGCTGATGACGCCGAAAGCGCAGCAAGCCCTCGGGATCTCCGCGGATCAACTGCCGGCCGGTATCACGGCCGCATCGGGCGACACCACGGGCTGGCTCAACGGCTCCATCGTCAGCATCTCCGCGCTGTTCGATCGGCTGCCTCGGCCGAATTTCGACGAGAATGTCGCCGGGACCCGGCAGTTCTTCACGGAGCTCAATCGTCTTGGCGTGACCGGGATCGTGGATCCCGGCGGCTTCAGCATTTATCCCAGCCATTACGCCGCCCTGCAAAAGCTCTGGCGTGAGAAATCGCTTTCGGTTCGGGTTGCCTTCAGCCTGTTCGCCCAGAATGTCGGCGCGGAATTCGAGGAGTACAAGGCTCTCACGCCGTTCCTGCCGATGGGATTTGGCGACGACATGCTGCGGTTCAACGGACTAGGCGAGCGGATCACCGGCGCCATGTACAACAACAATGCGCCCGACGCGGCCGCCAAGGACAAGTTCCGCGAGATCATTCGCTGGGCGGCCAAACAAGGGCTGACAGTCACCATCCACTGGCAGGACGACAAATCCGTCCATCACCTCCTGGACCTCTATGACGAGGTCAACAAGGAGACGCCGCTCGCGCCACTGCGCTGGTCGATCGCCCATCTCGACAATACCTCGCCCCAAACGCTGGCGCGCATGAAAGCCCTCGGTGTCGGCTGGACCATGCAGGACGCGATGTATCTCGGAGGCGACCGTATCGTGGCGCAGGCCGGCGAAGCTGCACGCAGCATGCCGCCCATCGCCACGGCGTTGCGCATGGGGGTCCATGTCGGCGCCGGCACGGATGCGCATCGGGTCGCATCCTACAATCCGTTCGTGGCGCTGCAATGGATGCTCGACGGCAAGACCGTCGGCGGACACTCGACGCGCGGGCCGGACGAAACACCCAGCCGCGAAGATGCCTTGCGCCTCTACACCGTGGGAAGCGCGTGGTTCTGCTTCGACGAGACGCGGCGCGGCACGCTGGAGACCGGCAAGCTCGCCGACTTCGCAATTCTCGATCGGGATTTCATGTCCGTCCCCGTCGAGCAGATCGGCGCTACGGCGTCTCTGTTGACCGTCGTGGGCGGCAAAGTCGTCTACGCAGCGGATGTTTTCTCGGGCGCAAAATAG
- a CDS encoding GIY-YIG nuclease family protein, translated as MSIFSPQEQTFLARHGFSEEDVYDGRGQGKRWREYKAKEAGKILILTSSPCRAEGHFIRTRAGHCAQCKPANIGFTARESASGYVYIAGSLLGRVIKIGVAGDMGQRARQLNSERYGGHGDWSVLIHVWVDDCGKIERTISDRIKGERVYATYWKDGLEQTAKEMIQCSFSTAFKAYTEIVGSIVNEQRYLAQWHEYEFSS; from the coding sequence ATGTCGATTTTTTCACCGCAGGAGCAAACTTTCCTCGCGCGCCACGGCTTCTCCGAGGAAGATGTTTATGATGGACGCGGCCAGGGAAAGCGCTGGCGAGAATACAAAGCGAAAGAGGCTGGAAAGATACTGATACTTACCAGCTCGCCGTGTCGGGCCGAGGGGCATTTCATACGGACACGCGCCGGGCACTGCGCTCAGTGTAAGCCGGCGAACATTGGTTTCACGGCGAGAGAGTCTGCATCTGGTTACGTGTACATAGCAGGATCGCTACTGGGTCGAGTAATCAAGATTGGCGTTGCTGGAGATATGGGCCAACGCGCACGTCAGCTGAATTCCGAGCGATACGGCGGCCACGGTGATTGGTCGGTTCTGATACATGTATGGGTAGACGACTGTGGCAAAATCGAACGCACCATATCGGATAGAATAAAAGGTGAGCGCGTCTACGCGACGTATTGGAAAGATGGACTAGAGCAAACCGCGAAGGAAATGATTCAGTGCTCGTTCAGCACCGCATTCAAAGCCTACACCGAAATTGTTGGCAGCATCGTCAATGAGCAACGCTATTTGGCTCAGTGGCACGAGTATGAGTTTTCATCGTAG